The following are encoded in a window of Strix aluco isolate bStrAlu1 chromosome 15, bStrAlu1.hap1, whole genome shotgun sequence genomic DNA:
- the LITAF gene encoding lipopolysaccharide-induced tumor necrosis factor-alpha factor, which yields MSAPSGVPVPSAPPSYEETIGINVSYPHPYPVPEPGQKLDGPGQKLDGKGMNPPPYMGQPTPVNNPVTVQTVYVQQPVVFYDRPVQMCCPSCNQMIVTRLSYDSGALTWLSCGGLCLLGCIAGCCLIPFCIDALKDVDHTCPNCSALVGSYKRL from the exons ATGTCTGCTCCGAGTGGTGTCCCTGTACCATCTGCACCACCTTCTTATGAAGAAACAATAGGAATAAATGTGAGCTATCCTCACCCCTATCCTGTTCCAGAACCTGGCCAGAAACTGGATGGACCTGGCCAGAAACTGGATGGGAAGGGAATGAACCCTCCCCCATACATGGGGCAGCCCACACCAGTGAATAACCCGG TTACAGTTCAGACAGTGTATGTGCAGCAACCAGTAGTATTTTATGACCGCCCAGTTCAGATGTGCTGCCCTTCCTGTAACCAGATGATAGTGACACGTCTCTCGTATGACTCAGGAGCTTTGACTTGGCTGTCATGTGGTGGCCTTTGCCTGCTGGG gtgTATAGCTGGCTGCTGCTTAATTCCCTTCTGCATTGATGCCCTAAAGGATGTGGATCACACCTGCCCAAACTGCAGTGCTCTTGTTGGTTCTTACAAACGTCTATAG